The genomic segment AATCGATGTAAGGCCAATGGAAAAGACCCAAGAGAAGGGAAAAAAGGGCAGAATTCCGGTAGATGTTGACTTCAGGGAAAAGTATGTTCTCATAAATGTTGAAAAAAAGTTTGCTCGAAAAAATGTCAAGATATTCCTAGAAGATGATTATCTTGAGGAGATTAATGTTCCAAAGTCTGGAAAAATCAAGATATCAAACAAAAATCCAATCGCTGAGCAGATCGAAGACGGCATTATGAATGGTAAAAACTTATATATAATACTATAAAATCCGATTTGGGACCAGTGGCCTAGTGGATATGGCGATAGCCTCCTAAGCTATAGGTCGGGGGTTCGAATCCCCCCTGGTCCGTTGCTTTTTAATTATATGTTTTTGTAAATATTTTTTCTATGGCCTATATGAGTTACATTAATAACTTTACTTTGATCATTAATATCCGCTATAACTCTATAGTCTCCAACTCGAAGCTTATAATCTTCCCTACTTACTAATTTTTCAAAATAGTGATGTGGATTATCTTTTGTAGAGATAATTTTATAGTAAATTCTGCTTTTAATATTTTCTGATAAACTATTAAGAAAATCAATAGCATCATAATCAAATTTAATTAGATACATCTACTTTGAAAATATTTCAAAGTTAAAAAAGTTTTCTGACGTTCGAATATTACAATCCAAGCCTTAATATTGCTTCTTCTTCTGTTAAAAAATAGCCTTTTTTTATCCTTTTTCTTGCCTTTTCAATTGCTTCGATAGTTTCTAGGCTTAGTTCTCTATTATCCTTACAGTTCTTTACAATATACAAAATTTTTTTTATAACTTCGTCATAGCTTTCATTTTTATATTCTCTAAATAAATCTATTTCCTGCTTAGTTTCTTCATGGATTTTGATAGTAGTGGCCATAACAACACCTGTATACTTTGGTATACCTAGGTATATAAAATTATTGGAAGCTACGCCATTATATATTTGATTACAATTTAATTCTGGAGACATTAATAAACTAAAAGTACTTCTCTTATTTTCTTAATCTATTAAAATAAT from the Methanofastidiosum sp. genome contains:
- a CDS encoding type II toxin-antitoxin system RelE/ParE family toxin; protein product: MYLIKFDYDAIDFLNSLSENIKSRIYYKIISTKDNPHHYFEKLVSREDYKLRVGDYRVIADINDQSKVINVTHIGHRKNIYKNI